The genomic stretch GCCTGCCTCTGGCCTCAGACTGCCCTGGCCcaacacacgcgcgcgcgcgcgcgcgcacacacacgcgcacacacacacacacgagtaccCAGGTGCGGTAGCCTTGTCCCCGAGCGCTGTGCCCCTAAGAACCTCCACACTAACGTCCCCCTGGACCTGTGAGTTGACCCTCAGTCTGCATCTGTCAACTGAACTGTCTCCTCCACAGGCTCAGTGGACGCTCCCCGTTCTATCAGCCAGACCCCCAGGAAACGGAGGCTCGCATTGTGGGGGGCCGCTTTGATGCCTTCCAGCTGTACCCCAACACGTCCCAGAGCGCCACCCTTTTCTTGCGAAAGGTCCTCTCAGTACATCCCTGGTGAGTGGGTTCCACACCTGCCAACCTCCCAGCATTGCCCGCCTCTGGCCTCAGACTGCCCTGGCCCAGCCCATGCCTAAGCCCCCaactcctcccccgccccagtAATACACTGCTGCcgctactactactacttctcCTACTCCTGCTCCTCCTACGTGGCTGCACTACCACCATTTAAAGCCCATAACAGCCCTATGACGTAGGCAGAATCACTGTCCCCATTTCAGAGActgggaaactgagtcccagagttGTCTAAGCTCACTCACTAGGGGCCAAGCCCTCTGGGAGGGTGGggccccctccctgctctgggAGCCACGCCTGCAGGCTCACTGTCCCTGGCTTCCCCTGGCAGGAGCCGGCCCTCCCTGCAGGACTGCCTAGCCCACCCATGGCTGCAGGACGCCTACCTGATGAAGCTGCGCCGCCAGACGCTCACCTTCACCACCAACCGGCTCAAGGAGTTCCTGGGCGAGCAGCAGCGCCGCCGGGCCGAGGCTGCCACCCGTCACAAGGTGCTGCTCCGCTCCTACCCAGGCAGCCCCTAGTGGCTCGGACCACAGCCCGGCCTCGGGCTTCGACTCGGGGTTCCTGCTGACGCCCCCTGGACATTCCAGGGCCCACGCTGAGCCGGGTGGGCCCGGGGCTTTGGACACCAGCAGCAGCGACATCCGGCCGGGCTATTACCTCATGGACCTGCGGGGACAGAGACCCCGGGCTTTGGCCAGTGCCACCCGGCCAGAGCCAGAGTGGGAGACCCGTTGTCCAGGCTGGGTGGGGTCAGGAACAGGAAGAGAGGCAAGAAGGAAATGGGCAAGTGACGAGGAAATGAAGATGAGGAATAGGGAAGGGGAGACTCTCGGAAGGTTCTGGGGGAGAGAGACAGTGCATCTGGGGGAGAACCAACCCAGGAGGGTTGGGAGTggctgaagaggaggaaaaggggggaGACCAGGCTGTCTACAGGCCATGGGCTGGGAGTGTCAGTGAAGCAGGGACAGGACATGTAGACAGTGCCAGGAAGCCAGAGCCAGTGTGTGAGAGAGGGcggtgaggtgggggagggagaggagagatgactcaggtggggctggggtggccaGCTGCCAGCATCCCCAGCAGGAGAAGCATGGAGGGCTGAAGGCTGGAAGTGGTGGTCTCTTGAGCCAGCGCTCTCCTCCTATCCCAGTGGATGCAGCTCTGGGCACTGTGCTGGCCCGAGGACGTTCTCATCACCTCTCCGTGGCCTTCGCCCTTCTGCccagtaatatttatttatttattgacttttatGAAGTCTCTCTGCCATCCAGTCCCTACCGCCTATGTTGTCCTGACCATCCCCCAAGCCATTCAGCTGTCTGTgcagctgtctgtctgtctgtctgtcacaaggaaaataaaaacggCAAGCAGCAGGACCTATGTGTGTGGTCTATGGGGAGGGATGGCTAGGGGTACAGGGGGTGCACGATGCTGGGGGTACTGGGACAGGGGCATTCCAGCCTTCTCCAGGCCAGTGAGAGCCAAGGTAGACTAGCTAGCACCTCGGGACCTTCCTACCCCACCCCTTGACCCTCCTGGCCCCTCACCTCTCCCTTATTCCTAGAGGGAGGAAAGATGTAGGTCTGTTGCTCCATCTGAAGTTTCTGGAATCCTGGCAGGACCACTGAATCCCCACCACCGCCCTCTAACCAGACTGGTGGCCCCCACCTCTTCTCACATGTTCCATCATCACAACTGGGAGGGCGCTGGGCTCTGGAATAGACCAGCCCACACCCCAGTGCCCGCTCAGCCTTCTGCACTCTGCCCGGGAGACAGGGCAGCTCTGGTCCTGACCCCTGGGGCAGAGGGGGTTTCATCATGATGATCGGTCAGAGCAGGATGTGTGAAGAGCTATAGAGGAAACCAGGACAGGCCCACGTGCCCACGCTCTCAGTGTTGGAGCACCAATCAGGACACATGGGGTACCAGCTGCACAGGGCAGCTGTGAGTGCGCTGGTTGGTGTGTCTGCCGTGATGGGGCTGTAGACGAGCATTTTCCTAGGGCCCAGGGACACTCAGTCTGGACCTTCTTAGTCCCATGGCAAGCCAGGGGTCCACTGGGGGCTAAGGGGCCTTGACTCTAAGTGCCCCCTGCGGTGCCACAGAAGGGTCACTGGGTCCTATAACTGAGCTGCCCTGCCCtgagggggggggagggggagccagTTCTTGTGTCCTGAGGGACTTTTccgcccacccctcctcccattGCAGCTCTGCTCTTGGCAATGTAAAAGGAATAAAGGCTTTCACCATGAGCAGAGGGGGCTGGTGCTGGTGTGCTGCTGATTGAGGCTGACGGCCCCTTGGATGTAGCCCAAACAACCCTTTGCCCAGCCTACCCCAGTCTCTCTGGCTTCCCAGGACCCCAGGGAAGAGGCAAGCCCCATCATCATAAAATAAGAGGATATTAAAGCCAGCTGGAAGGGGCCAGAGGGACACCTTTCCCACCTGCCATTTTAGCGAtgaagatatacagtttgcctGTGAGAATCTCTAATCCCCTACACGCTGCAAgtgttttcatataaaaatcaGGTGCCTGAACTCATATCTTGGTAAATGGTAAAATTCTTCTCCCGTCCCCCCTCTGATCTTGAGCTTCCTTCTCATCTCCATTGGAAATGGCATGTGAACTGCTTGTTCCAAACCCGGAGGAGCAAAGGTAATTTATGTCAGCAGAGCCATGTCAAAACTGCTCTGATCAAAAGGTGACAGCGCTCCGCACCTGGGCAGGCAGTTACAATGAATAGAAGCAAGGCTTACCTGGTGCCCTGGCCTGGGCAGACTGGACTCCAGGCAAGTCTCAGAGGGATTAACCCCTTCATCCCATGCCCCTACGCACCAGCTGATGCCCAGAGAGGGAGCTTGGCTTGGGCAGACCTAGAGTTTTAGAGTCAGTATTAGTGCCAATCTCCGGGGACAGTGTAGCCCAGCCGGACCCGACCGTGTCACATGGAGGGGAGTGAGTGGGAATGGGGTGGCAGGAGAGGATGCTGTTCTCAAAAATCTTTAAGGTCCCCTCTAGGTTTATCTCAGTTTACCACCAGGAGGCACAAGTGTGGAAATGACAACCCTAgactcctggggtggggggagtaagGCGCTTCCGGATTGGTTCTGACTGCCACGTGGCCCTCTCATAATTGGCTAGATGGACGCTGAAGTCCATCGCTATTCTGGCTTCAGTCAAGGGCACCTCCACAAACACTCACACCCCTTCACTGACTGTGTCTGGGAAGGACACGTTGTCCCACTGTCCAGGGACTGACCTGAGTATAAACTACCCCAGCAAGGAGCTGAGTCTCTTGTCAACCTGAGGCCTTGTCTGGTCCTCCTGGGAGTGGGATGGCTACCTCCTGCTCTGGGAGGGCATGGGGCCACATCCAGCTGCCCAGCTGTCAGGGCGCTGACGTGTGATGCACCCCAGAGCCGCTCGGGTTTCCCCCCCGGGGCTGCCCCAGTGGCTGAGTTAGCATCCCGGGCATCCTCAGGCTAAATAAGGAGCCTGTTTGGGtcagggggcgggggctggggtccCCAGGGGCTTGGGGCAACCATGCCAAACAAGGCAAGGAGAGGAGCGATGTATAAAACCTGGGCCTGGGGCTGAGAACCTGCCCGCGCCCTTACTGTGCCATCTGGAGGGGCTCCGTGCCTCCTGCTACACAGCCAGTGGACCCGAGTCCTGAAGTCGACCCCTCACGGTGAGTTCAGATCCTCAGGTCAGCCCTAGACACTCCCATGTCGGGAGATGTTCTGAATCCGAGGGAAAGGGCTGAAGTTTGGAGTCTCTGTGTCAGCCTAGACCCCTTTGTCTTCTGTCCCCCAGATGTCCAAAGCAGCTCCTGCCAAAAAACCAGTGGCTGCAGCCCCGCCTCCAGGATGTACCCTGGATATCAAGGACCCCCAGGTCCAGAGGGCGGCCATTCGCATCCAGGCCTCTTACCGGGGCCACAGGTGAGGGGGAACCCTGGAGAGCCTCTGGAGGAAGGGAGCTGGAGCTGCAGAACGCTCATGACTGCATTTGGGGGATGGATGGGGGCTGAGCACAGTGTCATGGACCACTAGGGTCACTGGACTTAGGGGAGAGCAGTTACTGAGGTTGGAAGGGTGGCTGACACAGTAGACAATTTTATTGGGGTAACAATTCAGTAGCCATCACCTTCCCTACCCACCCCCAATGTTTAAGCGTCTAGTGGGctgagggggtgggcaggggacgGGGTACGGATGCACAGGGCTGCAGGCCGGCCGGGGCCGTGTCATGGGAGCTCTGGGCCCTGACCTGGGCCGCGGGTAGGTCCCGGAAGGAGCTGCGCGAGAAGGGACCGCCGCGAGTGCTGGAGCCGCTGAAGGATGTGGTGCTGATTGAGGGCAGCGCGGCTAAGCTGACTTGCCGCATTTCGGCTTTCCCGGACCCATTCATCCGCTGGAGCAAGGACGGCAAGGAGCTGCGCGACGGGCCCAAGTATCGCTACGTCTTCGAGGACCCTGACGTAGTCGCACTGGTGGTGCGCGACGGCGAGCTGGCAGACCTGGGCCAGTACAGCATCAACGTAACCAACCCCTTCGGCCAGTGCTCCGACTCGGCACGCATCTTCGTGGAAGGTAACGCGCGCCCTGGGTGCAGTGCCACCGTGCAGAGCAGCACCACACAGCGGGCGGCCGCAGCCGGCTCCAGCCGCGTTCACCTCTGAGCCTTGCCGAGTCCGGATGGAGATGTGGCCCAGCCCCGGCACAGCCTAAGGCGCAGAACAGGGCGCAGCGCCGGCCGCGCCTAGTCCTTTCCTACCCCCAGAATTCTGTCCCATACAGCCTAAGAAGTCCGCTATGGGCTTCAGTCACTCGCTTCCAGGGCCTCAAGGTCACAGCGAGCCAGAAGCAGAGCcagggttagagccctggtcttcTGGCTCTCAGCCCAGGGCAATTTCCAAGGTGCCGCCAGATGCGTGAACATTCCCGGACTTTCAGCCCTAGAATCTCTTTTGATCCTCCCTTCACCTCTGCGAAGGGCAGGATTAGTCCCGTTTGACAGTTGAGGAGATGATGCCCCAGAGAGGCTAAAGACTTGCTCAATGTCACACAGCGAGCTTAAATCCGTCTCCTATTTAGAGCCGGGTATTAGCTGGGGAGGTGATGCCCCTGCCCGCCTCACCTCTAGGTTCCTCACTGGGTGgccctttcccttcctctagTACCGGCGAAGATTCAGAAGGGACCGGATAACACTAAGGCGCGCAAAGGCACCACGGTAACGCTGACTGCAGAGATCATGGGCGAGCCTGCGCCCGACGTGGGCTGGACCAAGGACTGGGAGGACATCGATGA from Physeter macrocephalus isolate SW-GA chromosome 2, ASM283717v5, whole genome shotgun sequence encodes the following:
- the SPEGNB gene encoding SPEG neighbor protein is translated as MSKAAPAKKPVAAAPPPGCTLDIKDPQVQRAAIRIQASYRGHRSRKELREKGPPRVLEPLKDVVLIEGSAAKLTCRISAFPDPFIRWSKDGKELRDGPKYRYVFEDPDVVALVVRDGELADLGQYSINVTNPFGQCSDSARIFVEVPAKIQKGPDNTKARKGTTVTLTAEIMGEPAPDVGWTKDWEDIDEDDRVFFEIGSTTTTLTIRRATPEDSGKYEVYVENSLGMDQSFARVDVA